The genomic window TTTAGGAATGAATATGCTGCGACGATGTTTTGTCCTGATCTTCATGATCGGTCTTGCTCCTTCCTGCCTGCTGCCGCTATGGGCCGATGATGCGAACGGCTCGGCGCCCCATGATGCGTCCTTTCAGTCCTTGATCGAACAGGTGCGGCCGTCGGTCGTCACCATCAAAACGCTTGGACGCGATGGCGATCAGATTCAGATGGGAACCGGTTTCGTAATGGATGCCGAGGGGCTGATTGCGACCAACTTTCACGTAATTAGTGAAGGTCGGTCGTTCACGGTGGAAACCCGCTCGGGCCGTAAATTGCCGGTGACTGCGGTGGAAGCTTCGGACCGCTCGGGCGACTTGGCATTGATTCGCGTCGACGTTACCGGTGCCCCGCTACCCGCTCTGTCGCTGTCCGAAAGCGAACTCCCCACTCAGGGCGTCAGGGTGCTGGCTTTCGGAAATCCGCTCGGGTTGCAAGACAGCGTGGTGGCCGGAATCGTCTCCGCGGTCCGCGAAGTCGAAGGACGCGAAATGATTCAGCTGGCGATTCCCGTTCAGCCTGGAAACAGCGGCGGCCCCGTCGTCGACTCGCAGGGAGTGGTGGTCGGCATCGTCAACATGAAATCCGCGATCGACGACAACCTTGGATTTGCCATTCCGATCGGTGAACTTCAAACCCTGCGCGAAAAACCCAATCCCGTCAGCATCGACCGCTGGGTGCGATTGGGAAAAATCGACGAGACAAAATGGACGCCCATATTCGGTGCCACTTGGCAGCAGCGTGGAGGTTTGCTTTCGGCTCGCGGCTTGGGAAACGGTTTCGGCGGCCGCTCACTGTGCCTGCGCAGTCCGGTGTCCGACGAGCTTCCTAAGGAGATTGCGGTGGAGGTGCGTTTGGATGACGAGTCCGGCGCGGCCGGCTTGGCTTTTCACTCCGACGGCGAACATCGACACTATGGTTTCTACGCCAGCAACGGACGTTTGCGTCTGACCTGCTTCAAAGGACCTTCGGTGTATTCATGGCAGGTCTTGGAAGAATTGGAAACGCAGCACTACCTGCCCGGCCAATGGAACCGCCTTCGTGTGCGTCTGGAACCGGACGGATTGAAGTGTTTTGTCAATGGACAACTAGTGATCGAATCGCCCGACCGCCAGCTGACATCCGGGAAGTTTGGTTTGGTGAAATTTCGCGATACCAATCCCGATTTCAAAAGCTTCCAATTCGGAGACGATCTTCCCCTCCGCTCTCTCTCGGACCAAGCCCAGGACTTGCTCGACGACGTCATTGCAAACCCTGACAAACTGTCGATGGTCGAAGCGTCTCGGGTTTCGCAGCTTGGTCAGTCGAGCGACGCCGTGTCGCGTAAACTGGAACGACAGGCAGTTCAATGGGAACGGCAGGCCGAGCGGTTGCGAAGACTGGCGGCCGACGTGCAAGTTGCACCAACACTGGAGCGTTTGGCTGATTTATTGGCCGATCCGTCTGCGGCAGATAGGCAGCTGTTGCGGGGCAGTTTACTGATCGCAAAGCTCGACAATCCCGACATCGATGTCGACGCCTATGTGGGCCGAGTCGATGCGATGGCCGCAGAGATTCTCGCCGATGTGCCCGAGGACGCCGATGTCGTCGAACGCCGCAAAGCCCTACACCGGTATTTGTTTGAGGAGAACGGGTTTCACGGCGGGCGTGCCGAATATGATCATCCCGCCAACAGCCATCTGAATAGCGTGATCGACGACCGCGAAGGGCTGCCCATCACCATGTCGATTCTTTACATGGAGTTGGGCAAACGACTTGGCCTATCCATCGAAGGTGTCGGCTTGCCGGGGCATTTTGTGGTCAAGCACGTCATCTCCGACAGCGACGAACAGTTGGTGGATGTGTTTGAGCGGGGTAAGCTGCTGTCTCGAGAAGATGCCGCGGCCATCGTTGCCGCTTACACAAACCGAGTTCTGACGGACGATCATTTGCGTGGTCAGACCGTTGTCGAAATCCTGGCTCGTGTGCTCAATAACCTGATTGGCGTTGCGGGTCGCACGCAAGACGTGGAATCGCTGCATCGCTACTGCGGAGCTCTGATTGCGGTCCGGCCCGATTCGGTCAGAGCACGTATGTTGCGTTCCCAGGTCCGCGCGGCCACCGATCGACGCAGCGGAGCCATTGAAGATCTTGACTGGCTGATCGAACAAGATCCTCCGGGACTCGATTTGGGTGCAACGCTACGATTGCGTGAATCCCTGCTCGACAAGTAAATGTTTTTGAGATAGCACTAGCCAACCGCTTCGCCGACGAGCCGCGAAGTCACTTCGCGCGGATGCGGATCGGCGGCGTTCGAAGGCAGTGTCGTTAAGACCACAAAGATGGAATCGGTTTGGGGATCCGCCCAGCACAGTGTGCCCGTCGATCCACCGTGGCCAAACGCGTTGTCGCTCAAGTACGCACCGCCCAGTCGTTTGCCTAGGTCAAAGCCCAGGCCTCGTGGTCGAAGGTGGGCTGGGTTGTGATTGCTAATCATCGACTGCATGGTTTCGGGCTTCAGCAATTTGCCTTGTGGATGGAGGAACTCTTCAAGAAACCGGGCGACGTCCGGGGCCGATCCATGAGCACCGCCCCAGGGCGCTCCGAGGTTCCGCCAATAGCGGCTGTTCCAATTCCAGTCTTTGCTCGTTGGATCGCCGGCCCCCGATTCGGGAGCCGAGTTTTCGACTTGGCACCGCATCAACGAGTCGAAGTCCAAGCGACCGACGCCCAGCGCCGAGTGCTTCATTTCCAGCGGTCCCAAGACGGTCTCGTCGACCAGCTCGGCAATCGATTTTCCGCTGATCCGCTGAGCGACTTCGCTGGCCAGCAAGATCGCGATGCTGGAGTAGCGGTATCGCGAACCAGGTGCGAACCGCAAGGGCGTACGGATAGCGGCGTCGACAAATTCATCCAGTCCCGCGTGGCGGCTACGCAGTTCAGCGTTTTCAGGCAATTGATCGGGCAGCCCGGATACGTGGGTCATCAATTGACGCATCGTGATCTTATCGCGACCGTCGGCGGTGAATTCGGGGATGAATTTGTGAACCGGATCATCCAACCGAAATAGCCCGCGGTCAAATAATGTCATGACCGCTGCAATTGAAATCGGTTTCGAGATCGAAGCCAGCAAGAACACGGCGTCCTCCGTTTTCGCCGCACCGAACGAGCGACTGAATTGCGTCGCGCCTTGTCGCACGTAAATCGCCGCAGCGTCCAGTAATCTCGACTCCGTGCCTTGCTCCAGCACCTTAGCGACCGCATCGAAGTTTTCTTGTTTCATGGCAGCCAACAGTGGAGAGCCGATTGCAAGTCCCAAGCCGGCTTGCAGGATGGTGCGTCGTTTCATGGTGATTGATTGTCCTTCATTGATTTTTTTCCGGCAGCGGGATGTATTAGGGCAACCTCGACACCCCGATCATGCAGACTGTCGATTCAATCGTTTAACCCGTAGCCGAAGGCGCCGGCGAATACGTTAAGCATAAACAGAAGCGATTGCCCGCATCATTCGCTTGAACGCAACCATTTGATCTATTGCCTCGTTTCCAGACTCCTGCCTGGGAAACGGCCTGCAGTTGAGGCTCCCGCCTCTCGCGTCCTCGCTCAGCCGATAACCGTAACCCCCGTAGCCGAACTCGCCAGAGTTTGGATCTCTCGCCGAGCTATCCAAAGTCTGGCGACTTCGGCTACGGCTAGACCCTAATATCACATGTGGACACCGCACTCATAAGTTCTTTCGTGCACGCCAACGGCAACAATGTTAATATAGCGGTCCCACCCCCACCTTCGAGACTGTTGAATCGGTCGCATTAAAAGAATATGAGGCGCTCGATGACACCTTGCCGAGTTCCTGCCCGCCGCACGTACATTTGGATTGCGATGCTGCTGTGCTTGGCGGTTGCCTACTGTGGATCGCATGCCACTGCCAACGAGATCCGCTTTAGCCGCGACGTGCGACCGATCCTGGCAGAGTATTGTGTGCAGTGCCATGGTCCGGACGAGCAGCATCGCGAAGCCGACTTACGGCTGGATATCGCCGACGCAAGTACGGCGGCTGCGATCGTGCCAGGCGATCCGGATGCCAGCGAAATGATCTTGCGGTTGACGGCCGAAGATCCGGACATACGGATGCCGCCTCCGGAAATGCAAAAACGTCCCACGGCAGAAGAGATCGATATCTTGCGGCGCTGGATCGCCGAGGGAGCCCCGTTCGAAGGGCATTGGTCTTATCAACCGATTCGCCGCCCGGATGTTCCCTCGCCCCGCGGCGCCGCGTCCACCGATATCGATCGCTTCGTGGTCGCTGCTTTGGAGAAGAACGAACTGCAACTGGCCCCGCGGTTGGATCGTCGGCGGTTGATCAGGCGAGCAAGTTTTGACCTGATCGGCCTGCCTCCGTCGCCCGCCGAGGTCGAAGCGTTTGTTAACGACGAGGCTGCCGACAACGAGGCCTTCGCAAAGGTCATCGATCGTTTGCTCCAATCACCACGCTATGGCGAACGCTGGGGCCGGCACTGGTTGGATATCGCACGCTACGCGGACACCCACGGTGGATCGGCCATCGGCTTCAAACGGTTTCCGTTTTCCTACACCTATCGCGACTACGTGATCGCCGCGTTCAACGCCGACTTGCCCTACGACGAATTCATTCTGCAGCAGCTGGCCGCCGATCAACTGGATTTACCCGCCAACGATCCTGCTCTGGCGGCATTGGGCTTCCTGACGGTGGGCATGCAGTTTCGCAGCGTGCACGATTTGATCGACGACCAGATCGATGTGGTCACCCGTGGACTGATGGGCATGACGGTCGCTTGCGCGCGCTGCCACGATCACAAATTCGACGAGATCCCAACCACCGATTACTACGCCCTGTACGCGACGCTGGCCAGCAGCGAGCCGCCGGAAGATCTTCCCGTTTTGGGCAAACCGTCGCTGACCGACCAGTTGCGCAACTATCAGGATAAGTTGGAAAAGCGGCAAACGATCTATCGCGATATGGTCCGCGACCAGACGGAAGTGATGCGAAACCGGTTGCGCAGCCAGGTCGGTTTGTACTTGACCGAATTGGCCAAGAGAGTGCCCGAGCAGGATCTTTCGGCAGCGTTCTTGTCGTATCGCACCGACGATGTGCGGCCCGTGGTGCTGCACCGTTGGCGTCTTTATATGCGCACGCTGAGCGAACAGGATCCGGTGTTCTTTGCTTGGGTCCGTTTGCAGGACACCCCGGAGGACCAGTTCCAAGCTTCCTGCGAACAATTGGTACAGACGTTGAAAGCCGAGAACGGCGATCCGGCGAAGTTTGCAAACCTGCACAACATGAGCGTCGAAGCACCGAAATGGAATCCGCGAGTTCTGAGCACGCTGGAAGAAGCCAAACCGGCGTCGTTGGTCGAATTGGCCGCAGCCTATGGCCAGCTGTTTGCCGACGTGCATCTCGACTGGTTGACCGCGCTCCGTGACGCCTCCTTGGAAGCGACGCCGGACGAGCAGATCGTGACGGACGAAGATCCGCGACACGCCGAAATCAATAGTGCCATCAATCAACAACTGCGGCGACACCTGTACGAACCCGGCACCCCGACCGACGTGCCGGACAACGTCGCCGCGAAACTGCTGAACCGAACGGTAAAGGATAAACTGTCGGGCAAGCGTGGTACGATCCATAGCTTGCACCTCAACTCGCCCGGTTCGCCGCCGCGCGGGATGGTGCTGACCGAATCGGCGACGCCGCCGGAAACCCGCGTGTTCCTCCGCGGCAATCCGCTCAGCCGTGGGGAGCCTGTCACCGCGAGGTTCCTGACGGCTGTGGCTCCGCACGACTCCACACCCTTTGCCGATGGGCAGCGGCGCCGCGGTCTGGCCGAAGCCATTATCGATCCGGCCAACCCGCTGACTCGGCGGGTGATCGTGAACTGGATTTGGCGGCACCATTTCGGTTTGGGACTGGTTCGTACGCCCGACGATTTGGGAACCCGCGGCACGCCGCCCACGCATCCGCAACTGCTGGACTATCTGGCCACGGTGTTTGCCGAAGACGATTGGTCGATCAATAAAATGCATCGGCGGATCATGCTGTCCGACGTCTATCAGCAGGCCTCGGTAGAAAACCCCGCGGCTCGCCGCCGTGATCCCGAGAACCGCCTGTTGTGGCGGATGCCCCGCAAACGCTTGGAAATGGAATCGATGAGAGACGCCCTATTGGCCGTTTCGGGCGAGCTGGATACAACGACCATCGGTGGTCGCCCGTTTGATCTGGAAACCAATCCGGTGGTTCCCCGCCGCAGCGTGTACGCATTCATTAATCGCGACATCATATCCAGTTTGTCCAGCACCTTTGATGGAGCGGACCCAACGTCGTGCACGGTCAAACGGCCCGACACGACGGTCCCCCAGCAAACGTTGTACGCGTTGAATTCCGCCTTCATTCAAGACCGCGCCGCCGCGGTGGCCAAGCTGGCCGTCGACGCGGCCGATGCCGATGCCGACCGAGTCGATTGGTTGTACCAGCGGATTTATCTGCGTCGGCCCGACAAAGCCGAACGCGACCTGGCAATTGGCTTTGTCACGCGGCCCCAAGCCGAAGGCGACGCCGCCGATGACGACACCGCCACCGATCGATGGACTCAACTGGCCCATGCCATGCTGGCGTCCAATGAATTTATTTTCTTAGATTGAACGGGGCACCGATTCGATGCCTGATCCGACACGTCTGGATTCCCAAACGAGCAATATCAACATGGAACGTTTCATCGCCTCTCCTCGCCGGCAGTTTCTACAGCGCTGTGGTCTGGGGATCGGCTCGCTAGCGCTGACCGATATGCTGGCCGGCCAGGCCGCGACCGCTGGGTCCGCAAACGGTACCACCGCCCCCCACCATCCGGCTCGCGCCCAGCACGTCATTCACGTTTTTTTGAATGGCGGCATGTCGCAGGTGGATACCTTCGACCCCAAGCCCGAGTTGACCCGTCGAGCCGGTCAGATGTTGCCGTTTGATAACCTGCAGACCGAACGCAAAACGGGGGTGGCTCTGCCCTCACCGTTTACGTTCAAACAGCACGGTGAGTGCGGGATGCCGATCAGCGACTTGTTCCCACACGTGGCTGAGTGCGCCGACGAGCTGGCGGTGATTCGTTCGATGCATGCCGAATTGCCCAGTCATGAAATGATGCTGATGTTGATGAACACCGGGCATTCCCGCTTGGTGCGTCCCAGTTTCGGTTCGTGGTTGAGCTGGGGCATGGGCAGCGAGAATCAGAACCTACCTGGATTTGTTGCCTTATGTCCGGGCGGCCTACCGGTCGGCGGCGCTGGCAATTGGCGTTCCGCGTTCCTGCCCGGTGCCTACCAGGGTACGTTGGTGGACACGGCCCACACCGATCCGACCAAGCTGATTCGCCATATTCGTAACGAGCGGTTATCGAAAGCGGACCAACAGGCTCAGCTGGAAGTCCTGCAGGCACTCAACGCCAAGCACCTCGCCCAGCGTCCGGACGAAGCCGCCCTCGAAGCTCGGATTCAATCCTTTGATTTGGCGTACCGCATGCAGATGGAAGCCACCGACGCGTTCGACATTAGCCAGGAATCGGAGCACATTTTAAACCTGTACGGCGAAGGGACACAGAATCGACAATTGCTGCTGGCTCGGCGGTTGGTCGAACGCGGCGTGCGATACGTGCAAGTTTGGCACGGCGCCGGCCAACCATGGGACAGTCACAGCAACATCAAAGCCACCCACCGGAACGTCGCCAAACAGTGTGACCAAGGAATCGCGGCCCTGATCAAGGACCTCAAGCAACGCGGCCTGCTCGACAAGACCCTGATCCTGTGCAGCGGCGAATTCGGACGCACGCCCTCGGTGGAACTGGGACAAAACGGATCGGGCGCCAGCCAGGGGCGCGACCACAACCACTGGGGCTTCTCGCTGTGGATGGCCGGTGGGGGTGTGAAAGGCGGCACGATTTACGGCGCGACGGATGAGTTTGGATTTAAAGCCGTCGAAAATCCGGTTTCGGTGCATGACCTGCATGCCACGATGCTGCACCTGTTGGGCTTCGACCATGAACGCTTGACGTACCGTTATGCCGGCCGCGATTACCGCCTGACCGACCTCTCCGGCCAAGTCGTCCGTGACGTGATTGGGTGATTGCGTGATCCACGAGCTGTCAAACAGCTAGTGCGGTGTAAACATCTGATATTAGGGTCTGGCCGTACCCGAGCGTCGCCAGAAAATGGTCCTTCTTGCCGCGCCGATCCAATCTCTGGCAAGATCGGCTACCCCTATTTTCCAAGTGGATCAGAGCACCCCCCTAACCTTTGTCTGCTAATATAGGGTGACCTCTCATCCCCGATGCTTTGTCGACGCCAGCGTCAACCGTTGAGTTCCGCTGATCCACCTGCGCTTTTCATGGCCCCCCACACGGGCGTGGCTACAAGGAGAATCAATATGTCGCGTTTGAGTTACCTGACGATTATGGTATCCGCGTTGCTGCTGAGTTTTTCAGCATTGTCGCAGGCGGCCAAGCCCAATGTCATCTTGGTGATGGCGGACGACCAGGGTTACGGCGACCTTGGATGTACGGGGAATCCGATCATCAAGACGCCCAACATTGATCAGCTGGCGTCCGAATCGTCTGGGCTGAGCGACTACCATGTTGCGCCGACCTGTTCTCCCACGCGTTGCTCACTGCTGACTGGGCACTGGACCAATCGCACTGGCGTCTGGCACACGATCATGGGCCGTTCGATGCTGCGTGAAAATGAAGTCACCGTGGGGCAGATGTTCAGCGATGCCGGCTACGAAACCGGGATGTTTGGGAAATGGCACCTTGGTGACAACTATCCCTACCGTCCCGAAGATCGCGGCTTTACGGAGGTTTTTCGGCACGGTGGTGGCGGTGTCGGACAAACCCCGGATGTTTGGAACAATGCCTATTTCGATGGTTCCTATTTCCACAACGGCGAACTCGTTCCGGCCGAAGGATTCTGCACCGACGTGTTCTTCGACCGCGCCAATGCGTTTATCACCAAGTGTGCCAAGCAGGAGCAGCCGTTCTTCGCGTACATCTCGACCAATGCACCTCACGGCCCGCTGCATTGCCCCCAGAAATATCTTGATATGTATGAAGGGCAATCCGATAAAATCGCCGCTTTCTTTGGCATGATTACCAACATCGACGATAACGTCGGCAAGACGCGCCGGTTGATCGAAGAGCTGGGAATCGCGGACGATACGATCTTTGTTTATACGACCGACAACGGTACGGCCACCGGAGCGAATATTTTCAATGCGGGGATGAGGGGCCGCAAGGGAAGTCCTTACGATGGGGGGCACCGCGTCCCGTTCTTTCTGCATTGGCCCGCTGGTGGCATCGACCAGCAGCATGACGTTGATGAACTCACTCACGTGGTCGATATTGTCCCCACGTTGCTGGCGATGACCGGCGTGGAAAAGCCTGCAGAGGTGAAGTTTGATGGCGTCTCCATTGCCGACTTGCTGGACCCCAAGAAAGACGTGGATTGGCCGGAGCGTTTTGTGATTAGCGATTCGCAACGCGTGCGCGATCCGATCAAGTGGCGTGGTTCGTCGGTGATGTCGCAAAAATATCGGCTGATCAACGGCCAGGAACTGTACGACATGACCGCCGACCCCGGCCAACAAAAGGACATCGCGAAACAGCATCCAGAAGTCGTTGCGGAGATGCGAGCGTTTTATGATCAATGGTGGGCCGAGCTGGAACCCACGTTTTCTCAGACCACCGAAATATACCTCGGCCATCCTCAACATCCCGTGGTCAGCCTCACCGCCCACGACTGGATTCAGGGCGTCAATCCGCCATGGCACCAAGGTTCCATCCGCGCTGCAAACCTCAAGCAGCGAGGCTCCAAGAAGCTCGTCCATGAGGGACACTGGGCCGTGAAAGCCCTACGAGATGGTAAGTATCGCATCTCGCTCCGCCGCTGGCCTGTTGAGTCGCGCACTGCGATCAATGCATCGCTTCCCGCTGGAGACAATGTTCCTGGAGCCTCGAAGGCCTTTCGGACCACGCCAGGAAAATCCATCGGCGCCACCCACGCCGTGCTCCGAATCGACGGACAAGACATTGATCGCAAACCCGTCGAAGCAGACGTCGAAGAGGTCAGCTTCGTCACGGAGCTGAAGCAGGGCTCGCATCAACTTGCTCCGTTCTTCGAAGTCGAACAAGGGGAACTGGGGGCGTATTACGTCGTCGTGACCAGTCTCGACTAAGTTGCAGACCGCCGCCCCCGTAGCCGCCCCCCTCGTTCCCAGGCTCCCGCCTGGGAACGCACTGCAGTGGAGGCTCCCGCCTCCCGCGCCCTCGCTAAGCAAACCGCAGCCACTCCGTAGCCGAACTCGCCAGAGTTTGGATTTTCCGCCGAGTCGTCCAAAGTCTGGCGACTTCGGCTACGACGAAACGCCACCGCCCCCGTAGCCGAACTCGCCAGAGTTTGGATTTTTCCGCCGAGTCGTCCAAAGTCTGGCGACTTCGGCTACCACTGGTCCAAACTCTGGCGACTGCGCACCGCACCCGATCACAGGTACCTCCATGAAGCCCTTCCGTCGTCGCGATTTCATTCGGGGGCTTGGCGCGGTGCCGCTTTGCACCGCAACCGGTTTAGCCGAGGACGCTCCGTCGAGCGTAGTGGTGGACACCCATCTGCATTGTTTCGCCGGTCAGAATCGCCGTTTTCCATATCATCCGCGAGCGCCGTATCGCCCCAGTTCCGCGGCAACTCCAGAGCATCTCTTGCAGTGCATGGACAATGCCGGCGTCGACTTTGCGGTTGTCGTTCATCCGGAGCCCTACCAAGACGACCATCGGTACCTCGAGCACTGTTTGAAGGTGGGACAGGAACGTCTAAAAGGCACGTGCTTGTTCTTTGCCGATCGTCCCGGTTCGGTTGAAAAGATGGCTCCGTTGGTTCAGCGACATCCGGGGCGCATTATTGCCGCACGCGTGCATGCCTACGCGCCTGATCGCCTGCCACCCTTCGGGACAAAAGAGCTGCGGCAGCTCTGGAAAACCG from Roseimaritima ulvae includes these protein-coding regions:
- a CDS encoding transglutaminase family protein: MLRRCFVLIFMIGLAPSCLLPLWADDANGSAPHDASFQSLIEQVRPSVVTIKTLGRDGDQIQMGTGFVMDAEGLIATNFHVISEGRSFTVETRSGRKLPVTAVEASDRSGDLALIRVDVTGAPLPALSLSESELPTQGVRVLAFGNPLGLQDSVVAGIVSAVREVEGREMIQLAIPVQPGNSGGPVVDSQGVVVGIVNMKSAIDDNLGFAIPIGELQTLREKPNPVSIDRWVRLGKIDETKWTPIFGATWQQRGGLLSARGLGNGFGGRSLCLRSPVSDELPKEIAVEVRLDDESGAAGLAFHSDGEHRHYGFYASNGRLRLTCFKGPSVYSWQVLEELETQHYLPGQWNRLRVRLEPDGLKCFVNGQLVIESPDRQLTSGKFGLVKFRDTNPDFKSFQFGDDLPLRSLSDQAQDLLDDVIANPDKLSMVEASRVSQLGQSSDAVSRKLERQAVQWERQAERLRRLAADVQVAPTLERLADLLADPSAADRQLLRGSLLIAKLDNPDIDVDAYVGRVDAMAAEILADVPEDADVVERRKALHRYLFEENGFHGGRAEYDHPANSHLNSVIDDREGLPITMSILYMELGKRLGLSIEGVGLPGHFVVKHVISDSDEQLVDVFERGKLLSREDAAAIVAAYTNRVLTDDHLRGQTVVEILARVLNNLIGVAGRTQDVESLHRYCGALIAVRPDSVRARMLRSQVRAATDRRSGAIEDLDWLIEQDPPGLDLGATLRLRESLLDK
- a CDS encoding serine hydrolase domain-containing protein, which gives rise to MKRRTILQAGLGLAIGSPLLAAMKQENFDAVAKVLEQGTESRLLDAAAIYVRQGATQFSRSFGAAKTEDAVFLLASISKPISIAAVMTLFDRGLFRLDDPVHKFIPEFTADGRDKITMRQLMTHVSGLPDQLPENAELRSRHAGLDEFVDAAIRTPLRFAPGSRYRYSSIAILLASEVAQRISGKSIAELVDETVLGPLEMKHSALGVGRLDFDSLMRCQVENSAPESGAGDPTSKDWNWNSRYWRNLGAPWGGAHGSAPDVARFLEEFLHPQGKLLKPETMQSMISNHNPAHLRPRGLGFDLGKRLGGAYLSDNAFGHGGSTGTLCWADPQTDSIFVVLTTLPSNAADPHPREVTSRLVGEAVG
- a CDS encoding PSD1 and planctomycete cytochrome C domain-containing protein: MTPCRVPARRTYIWIAMLLCLAVAYCGSHATANEIRFSRDVRPILAEYCVQCHGPDEQHREADLRLDIADASTAAAIVPGDPDASEMILRLTAEDPDIRMPPPEMQKRPTAEEIDILRRWIAEGAPFEGHWSYQPIRRPDVPSPRGAASTDIDRFVVAALEKNELQLAPRLDRRRLIRRASFDLIGLPPSPAEVEAFVNDEAADNEAFAKVIDRLLQSPRYGERWGRHWLDIARYADTHGGSAIGFKRFPFSYTYRDYVIAAFNADLPYDEFILQQLAADQLDLPANDPALAALGFLTVGMQFRSVHDLIDDQIDVVTRGLMGMTVACARCHDHKFDEIPTTDYYALYATLASSEPPEDLPVLGKPSLTDQLRNYQDKLEKRQTIYRDMVRDQTEVMRNRLRSQVGLYLTELAKRVPEQDLSAAFLSYRTDDVRPVVLHRWRLYMRTLSEQDPVFFAWVRLQDTPEDQFQASCEQLVQTLKAENGDPAKFANLHNMSVEAPKWNPRVLSTLEEAKPASLVELAAAYGQLFADVHLDWLTALRDASLEATPDEQIVTDEDPRHAEINSAINQQLRRHLYEPGTPTDVPDNVAAKLLNRTVKDKLSGKRGTIHSLHLNSPGSPPRGMVLTESATPPETRVFLRGNPLSRGEPVTARFLTAVAPHDSTPFADGQRRRGLAEAIIDPANPLTRRVIVNWIWRHHFGLGLVRTPDDLGTRGTPPTHPQLLDYLATVFAEDDWSINKMHRRIMLSDVYQQASVENPAARRRDPENRLLWRMPRKRLEMESMRDALLAVSGELDTTTIGGRPFDLETNPVVPRRSVYAFINRDIISSLSSTFDGADPTSCTVKRPDTTVPQQTLYALNSAFIQDRAAAVAKLAVDAADADADRVDWLYQRIYLRRPDKAERDLAIGFVTRPQAEGDAADDDTATDRWTQLAHAMLASNEFIFLD
- a CDS encoding DUF1501 domain-containing protein; the encoded protein is MERFIASPRRQFLQRCGLGIGSLALTDMLAGQAATAGSANGTTAPHHPARAQHVIHVFLNGGMSQVDTFDPKPELTRRAGQMLPFDNLQTERKTGVALPSPFTFKQHGECGMPISDLFPHVAECADELAVIRSMHAELPSHEMMLMLMNTGHSRLVRPSFGSWLSWGMGSENQNLPGFVALCPGGLPVGGAGNWRSAFLPGAYQGTLVDTAHTDPTKLIRHIRNERLSKADQQAQLEVLQALNAKHLAQRPDEAALEARIQSFDLAYRMQMEATDAFDISQESEHILNLYGEGTQNRQLLLARRLVERGVRYVQVWHGAGQPWDSHSNIKATHRNVAKQCDQGIAALIKDLKQRGLLDKTLILCSGEFGRTPSVELGQNGSGASQGRDHNHWGFSLWMAGGGVKGGTIYGATDEFGFKAVENPVSVHDLHATMLHLLGFDHERLTYRYAGRDYRLTDLSGQVVRDVIG
- a CDS encoding arylsulfatase, whose protein sequence is MSRLSYLTIMVSALLLSFSALSQAAKPNVILVMADDQGYGDLGCTGNPIIKTPNIDQLASESSGLSDYHVAPTCSPTRCSLLTGHWTNRTGVWHTIMGRSMLRENEVTVGQMFSDAGYETGMFGKWHLGDNYPYRPEDRGFTEVFRHGGGGVGQTPDVWNNAYFDGSYFHNGELVPAEGFCTDVFFDRANAFITKCAKQEQPFFAYISTNAPHGPLHCPQKYLDMYEGQSDKIAAFFGMITNIDDNVGKTRRLIEELGIADDTIFVYTTDNGTATGANIFNAGMRGRKGSPYDGGHRVPFFLHWPAGGIDQQHDVDELTHVVDIVPTLLAMTGVEKPAEVKFDGVSIADLLDPKKDVDWPERFVISDSQRVRDPIKWRGSSVMSQKYRLINGQELYDMTADPGQQKDIAKQHPEVVAEMRAFYDQWWAELEPTFSQTTEIYLGHPQHPVVSLTAHDWIQGVNPPWHQGSIRAANLKQRGSKKLVHEGHWAVKALRDGKYRISLRRWPVESRTAINASLPAGDNVPGASKAFRTTPGKSIGATHAVLRIDGQDIDRKPVEADVEEVSFVTELKQGSHQLAPFFEVEQGELGAYYVVVTSLD
- a CDS encoding amidohydrolase family protein, with the protein product MKPFRRRDFIRGLGAVPLCTATGLAEDAPSSVVVDTHLHCFAGQNRRFPYHPRAPYRPSSAATPEHLLQCMDNAGVDFAVVVHPEPYQDDHRYLEHCLKVGQERLKGTCLFFADRPGSVEKMAPLVQRHPGRIIAARVHAYAPDRLPPFGTKELRQLWKTASDLGLAMQLHFEPRYAPGLEPLIREFKDTTVVIDHLGRPMQGTPEEHEVVVRWSRFPNTVMKVSSIPDQNRYPHRDVKPVIRRLTDAFGAERMIYGGGFNAAATGESYRDYRMHVADLLSHLSDADRRKILGGTAAKLYKFNGS